One Pararge aegeria chromosome 4, ilParAegt1.1, whole genome shotgun sequence DNA segment encodes these proteins:
- the LOC120637789 gene encoding uncharacterized protein LOC120637789 produces the protein MSQATRCQLVTPRARSDIKKPITEINMVPMSLIQPAVRSYIVYSSILALKVLGMSVLTGIVRHKKKVFANEEDAKPTRGVVKYDDPDVERVRRAHLNDLENIPAFWLLGALYLTTEPSAALATLLFRVYAAGRIAHTLVYAVKPLPQPARGIAYGIPYLINLFMGVKIVFHYISALMVSVTFDEPEVRSYILYSVILALKVFAMGILTGRVRRKKNVFANEEDTKTSKGVVKYDDPDVERVRRAHLNDLENIPVFWFLGALYLSTGPSSELATLLFRVYTACRILHTIVYAVKPLPQPARGIAYGIPCIINWFMGLRIVFYYISAL, from the exons ATGAGTCAGGCCACTCGGTGCCAGCTAGTCACGCCGAGAGCACGTTCCGACATAAAAAAACCAATAactgaaataaacatggtgcctaTGTCTTTAATTCAGCCCGCAGTGCGATCCTATATTGTTTACTCCAGTATTTTGGCTCTTAAAGTGCTTGGTATGTCAGTGTTAACTGGAATAGTTAGACATAAAAAGAAAGTGTTCGCGAATGAAGAGGACGCTAAACCGACTAGAGGCGTTGTAAAATACGACGATCCAGACGTCGAGAGAGTTCGTCGCGCCCATTTAAACGATTTGGAGAACATTCCGGCGTTCTGGTTGCTGGGTGCACTGTATCTGACGACGGAGCCATCTGCTGCGCTAGCTACTTTACTGTTCAGAGTGTATGCGGCTGGTAGGATAGCGCATACACTAGTTTACGCTGTTAAACCTCTGCCTCAACCGGCACGTGGTATTGCATACGGAATTCCTTACCTGATCAATTTGTTTATGGGTGTAAAAATTGTCTTTCATTACATAAGCGCACT aatggtgtCAGTAACATTCGATGAACCAGAAGTGCGTTCGTACATTTTGTACTCGGTTATTTTAGCACTGAAGGTATTCGCTATGGGAATATTAACTGGAAGAGTTCGACGCAAGAAGAATGTGTTCGCCAACGAAGAAGACACTAAAACAAGCAAAGGCGTTGTAAAATACGACGATCCAGACGTAGAAAGAGTCCGTCGCGCCCATCTGAACGATTTGGAGAACATTCCGGTGTTTTGGTTCCTAGGTGCATTGTACTTGAGTACAGGGCCTTCATCAGAATTGGCGACTCTTCTGTTCAGGGTGTATACGGCTTGCCGGATACTACATACAATTGTTTACGCAGTGAAACCTCTACCACAACCGGCGCGCGGCATTGCTTACGGTATACCATGTATAATCAATTGGTTCATGGGTTTACGAattgtgttttattatataagtgcCTTATAG
- the LOC120623486 gene encoding uncharacterized protein LOC120623486, whose protein sequence is MATIDLSNPTVQTYILYSAILALKLLAMGTLTSLLRIGRGSFANPEDAKAFKGKVKLDDPLVERTRRAHLNDLENIPAFWILGALYLTTGPSAALATLLFRVYAVCRVIHTLVYAVIPLPQPARGVAYMIPYVIKWYMGVQIVLHYLSAPAVRSYIVYSGILALKVLGMAVLTGRVRYRKKVFANVEDTKSTKGIVKYDDPDVERVRRAHLNDLENIPAFWLLGALYLTTGPSAELATLLFRVFTAGRIIHTIVYAIKPLPQPARAIAYGIPYLINWFMGVRIISHYINAL, encoded by the exons ATGGCCACAATAGATTTATCAAACCCAACCGTTCAAACATATATTCTGTATTCAGCGATATTGGCGTTGAAATTATTGGCAATGGGAACACTGACGTCTCTGTTGCGGATAGGAAGAGGGTCTTTTGCGAATCCCGAAGATGCAAAAGCTTTCAAAGGGAAGGTGAAATTAGATGACCCATTAGTGGAGCGAACACGTCGTGCTCATCTCAACGACCTGGAGAATATTCCTGCCTTCTGGATTTTGGGAGCATTGTATTTGACAACTGGACCGAGCGCGGCGTTGGCTACTCTTTTATTTCGGGTTTATGCAGTGTGCCGGGTCATTCACACGCTGGTGTACGCTGTGATCCCATTACCTCAACCGGCTCGCGGAGTTGCATACATGATACCGTATGTGATTAAATGGTACATGGGTGTCCAAATTGTGCTGCATTATTTATCGGCT CCCGCTGTGCGGTCTTACATCGTATATTCCGGTATTCTCGCTCTTAAAGTACTGGGCATGGCAGTGTTGACGGGAAGAGTTCGGTACAGGAAAAAAGTATTCGCGAACGTGGAGGACACAAAATCGACCAAGGGAATTGTTAAATACGACGATCCAGACGTCGAGAGAGTTCGACGCGCCCATCTAAACGATTTGGAGAACATCCCTGCGTTTTGGTTGCTGGGTGCGTTATATCTGACGACTGGACCTTCCGCAGAGTTAGCTACACTTCTGTTCAGGGTTTTTACGGCTGGTCGTATTATACATACCATTGTTTACGCCATTAAACCATTACCGCAGCCGGCGCGCGCTATCGCGTATGGAATTCCTTATCTAATTAACTGGTTCATGGGAGTACGGATTATCTCTCATTATATCAACGCACTATAA